A stretch of Brassica rapa cultivar Chiifu-401-42 chromosome A08, CAAS_Brap_v3.01, whole genome shotgun sequence DNA encodes these proteins:
- the LOC103836125 gene encoding cytochrome P450 71B2 encodes MAILLCFFLVSLLTLLTSICLKRMTNSKLNLPPSPSSLPIIGNLHHLAGLPHRCFHNLSIKHGPVMLLRLGSVPVVVISSSEAAEAVLKTHDLECCSRPKTVGTGKLSYGFKDINFGPYGEYWREMRKLVVTELFSLRKVQSFRYIREEESDFMVKKVSESALKQSSVDLNKTFFSLAASVICRVALGQNIHESNFLTDQEKIEGLVTEAAEALGTFTFSDFFPGALGRFVDWLFQRHKKINKVFEDLDVFYQQVIDEHLKPEGRENQDIVSLILDMIDKQGSEDSFKLDIDNVKAVLMDIFLAGVDTSAITMIWVMTELARNPRVMKKAQENIRATLGLKRERITEEDLGKVDYLKLVIKETFRLHPPVPLLLPRETMSHVKIQGYDIPPKTQIQVNVWTIGRDPKRWTDPEDFNPERFTDSSVDFRGQHFDLIPFGSGRRVCPAMVLGIATVELGLMNLLYYFDWKLPDGMKVGDIDMEEAGILSTVKKQPLELVPLRRH; translated from the exons ATGGCTATcttgctctgtttcttcttgGTTTCGCTTCTTACTCTCTTAACATCAATCTGTCTTAAAAGGATGACAAACTCAAAACTCAATCTTCCTCCTAGCCCTTCAAGTCTTCCAATCATTGGAAACTTGCATCATCTTGCAGGACTGCCTCATCGATGTTTTCATAACCTCTCCATCAAACACGGACCGGTGATGCTTCTCCGTCTAGGGTCTGTTCCAGTGGTTGTGATCTCATCGAGTGAAGCAGCTGAAGCAGTTCTCAAAACACACGACTTGGAATGTTGCAGCCGACCAAAGACTGTAGGGACCGGAAAACTCTCTTACGGTTTCAAAGACATTAATTTCGGACCGTACGGTGAGTACTGGCGGGAGATGCGGAAACTCGTGGTCACCGAGCTTTTCAGTCTTAGAAAAGTTCAATCATTCAGGTAcataagagaagaagagagtgacTTCATGGTGAAGAAAGTATCAGAATCCGCTTTGAAACAATCTTCCGTGGATCTAAACAAAACTTTCTTCTCCCTGGCCGCAAGTGTAATTTGTAGAGTAGCTTTAGGACAGAACATCCACGAGAGCAACTTCCTTACTGACCAAGAAAAGATCGAGGGACTTGTTACCGAAGCAGCGGAAGCTCTAGGGACGTTCACTTTCTCTGACTTCTTCCCTGGTGCACTCGGAAGATTTGTAGACTGGTTGTTTCAACGACACAAGAAGATTAACAAAGTCTTTGAAGACCTTGATGTTTTTTACCAGCAAGTTATTGATGAGCACTTGAAGCCAGAAGGAAGGGAAAATCAAGATATTGTTTCCTTGATATTGGATATGATCGATAAACAAGGAAGTGAAGATTCTTTCAAACTCGATATCGATAATGTCAAGGCAGTCCTCATG GATATATTTCTCGCGGGGGTTGATACAAGCGCCATAACTATGATTTGGGTGATGACCGAGCTCGCTAGAAACCCTCGTGTGATGAAGAAAGCTCAAGAAAACATTCGAGCCACCCTAGGGCTCAAAAGGGAGAGAATCACTGAAGAAGACCTAGGAAAGGTTGATTACTTGAAGCTTGTAATAAAGGAAACATTCAGGTTACACCCACCGGTTCCACTTTTGCTCCCAAGGGAAACAATGTCTCACGTCAAGATCCAAGGCTACGACATTCCTCCCAAAACACAAATTCAAGTTAATGTTTGGACCATAGGACGTGACCCCAAGCGTTGGACCGACCCTGAAGATTTCAACCCTGAACGGTTCACTGATAGTTCTGTAGATTTTAGAGGACAACACTTTGACTTAATACCGTTTGGTTCTGGTCGAAGGGTATGTCCTGCGATGGTACTGGGGATTGCTACCGTGGAGTTAGGCCTGATGAATTTGCTTTACTATTTTGATTGGAAATTGCCTGATGGAATGAAAGTTGGAGACATTGATATGGAAGAAGCTGGCATTCTCAGCACTGTCAAGAAACAACCTCTTGAACTTGTGCCCCTTCGACGCCATTAA
- the LOC103836126 gene encoding proteasome subunit beta type-5-B: protein MKLDTSGFETSMPTIGFGSSNDMLDGFTTVPSFDLPRTTDFDGFQKEAVQMVKPAKGTTTLAFIFKEGVMVAADSRASMGGYISSQSVKKIIEINPYMLGTMAGGAADCQFWHRNLGIKCRLHELANKRRISVSGASKLLANMLYSYRGMGLSVGTMIAGWDETGPGLYYVDNEGGRLKGDRFSVGSGSPYAYGVLDSGYKFDMSVEEASELARRSIYHATFRDGASGGVASVYHVGPNGWKKLSGDDVGELHYHYYPVPPSTAEQVMEEAAAE from the exons ATGAAGCTTGATACTAGTGGGTTCGAGACATCCATGCCTACGATTGGATTCGGGTCGAGCAACGATATGCTTGATGGGTTTACTACTGTGCCCTCCTTTGACCTTCCCCGCACTACTGAT TTCGATGGGTTTCAGAAAGAAGCAGTACAGATGGTGAAGCCAGCGAAAGGAACAACCACGCTGGCTTTCATCTTCAAAGAAGGTGTTATGGTCGCTGCTGACTCTCGTGCTAGCATGGGTGGATATATCT CGTCACAATCTGTGAAGAAGATTATTGAAATCAATCCTTATATGCTTGGTACAATGGCTGGAGGAGCTGCTGATTGTCAATTCTGGCACCGTAATCTTGGAATTAAG TGCCGTCTACATGAGCTGGCAAACAAGAGGAGAATATCTGTTTCCGGAGCTTCAAAACTTCTAGCAAACATGCTCTACTCATACCGTGGAATGGGACTTTCCGTCGGCACAATGATTGCTGGATGGGACGAAACT GGTCCTGGACTATACTATGTGGACAACGAAGGAGGAAGGCTCAAGGGAGACAGGTTTTCAGTCGGTTCTGGTTCACCATACGCTTATGGTGTACTTGACAGCGG GTACAAATTCGATATGTCAGTTGAAGAAGCATCTGAGTTAGCAAGGAGATCAATCTACCATGCGACATTCCGTGATGGAGCTAGTGGTGGAGTTGCTAGCG TGTACCACGTGGGTCCTAATGGATGGAAGAAACTGTCGGGAGATGATGTTGGGGAGCTACACTATCACTACTACCCTGTGCCACCATCCACTGCCGAACAAGTCATGGAGGAAGCGGCCGCCGAGTAA
- the LOC103836127 gene encoding uncharacterized protein LOC103836127: protein MSYHHYETNPHLVQFSSQDQHPGGPSTSWPSPDHHQNPQAHPVAPSGPRIKTRGRHQSEPPELIHEPPSSRPMPLRPEEPLPPRRNPNPGRPSLLSPEDQQRPQPNGGHGPEPTPWRTAPTRPTHHQQGPKRTKPMKLPATVCCAILLVILILSGLVLLLVYLSNRPHTPYFAIAAANLNSANLEMGYVLNGDLAVVVNFTNPSKKRSVDFSYIMFELYFYNTLIATQRIEPFIVPKGMSMFTSFHLVSSQVPIQMIQSQELQLQLGTGPVLLNLRGTFHARSNVGSLMRYSYWLHTRCSISLKNPPLGYMRARRCITKR from the coding sequence ATGTCTTATCACCACTATGAAACCAACCCTCATCTTGTTCAGTTTTCCTCGCAGGATCAACATCCCGGTGGTCCCTCTACCTCATGGCCCTCTCCGGACCACCACCAGAACCCACAGGCTCATCCTGTTGCTCCATCAGGGCCTAGAATAAAGACTAGAGGTCGCCACCAGAGTGAGCCACCTGAACTTATTCATGAGCCGCCTTCCTCAAGACCCATGCCACTGAGGCCAGAAGAACCGTTACCACCACGCCGTAATCCAAACCCTGGTAGGCCATCGCTATTGAGCCCTGAAGATCAACAACGACCTCAACCCAACGGTGGCCATGGACCTGAACCAACTCCATGGAGGACGGCTCCAACACGACCAACGCACCATCAACAAGGTCCAAAGAGGACCAAACCCATGAAACTACCGGCTACAGTCTGCTGCGCAATTCTCTTAGTCATCCTGATTCTCTCCGGCCTCGTCCTCCTCCTCGTCTACCTCAGCAACCGTCCACACACACCCTACTTCGCCATCGCAGCAGCTAACCTAAACTCGGCGAATCTCGAAATGGGTTACGTTCTAAACGGAGATCTCGCGGTTGTGGTAAACTTCACAAACCCAAGCAAGAAGAGAAGTGTCGACTTCAGCTACATCATGTTCGAGCTCTACTTTTACAACACGCTCATAGCAACACAGCGCATCGAGCCGTTCATTGTTCCAAAGGGAATGTCCATGTTCACGAGCTTCCATCTCGTGAGCAGTCAGGTCCCTATTCAAATGATTCAGAGCCAGGAGCTGCAGTTACAGCTCGGAACAGGTCCTGTGTTGTTGAACCTGAGAGGAACGTTCCACGCTCGCTCGAACGTTGGGTCGTTGATGAGATACTCTTATTGGTTGCACACGCGTTGCAGCATCTCGTTGAAGAATCCTCCTTTAGGGTACATGCGAGCAAGAAGATGCATTACAAAACGCTAG